The proteins below come from a single Candidatus Binatia bacterium genomic window:
- a CDS encoding ferredoxin-thioredoxin reductase catalytic domain-containing protein — MKQPSEKSIERIRKLVAAYTAKTGTTTHPDKEITESVILGLASHLDQFNKPLCPCRFYPDKEEEVKHRTWICPCDDMQIYKYCHCLLFVRRDGLPITEHLPGDHEGRQIRGEVADPTPEQGRPMRQMTAEREKERKDRPS; from the coding sequence ATGAAGCAGCCTTCAGAGAAGAGTATCGAACGAATTCGCAAGCTGGTTGCTGCCTATACAGCGAAGACCGGAACAACGACTCATCCCGATAAAGAGATAACCGAAAGCGTTATTCTTGGGCTCGCCAGTCATCTTGACCAATTCAACAAGCCGCTATGTCCCTGCCGTTTCTATCCCGACAAGGAAGAAGAAGTTAAGCATCGCACGTGGATATGCCCTTGTGATGACATGCAGATTTATAAGTACTGCCATTGCCTGCTGTTTGTTCGCCGAGACGGTTTGCCGATCACCGAGCATTTGCCCGGCGATCACGAAGGTCGGCAAATCCGGGGGGAGGTGGCCGATCCAACTCCCGAACAAGGGAGGCCTATGAGACAGATGACTGCAGAGCGGGAAAAAGAAAGAAAGGATCGCCCATCCTAA
- a CDS encoding cytochrome c: protein MSLSARFFLLLLLLALGFAEARSQETSGNLVERGQYIFSVAGGCACHTPPKGTPYAGGREFPVPMAKVYSTNLTADKDTGLGNWSDQQIHDAMIKGIRRNGEKLLPVMPYGAYSGMAEEDLRALIAYLRTLKPVRKENFRPPVYVRIFRPLVTPLWLKLFGLFYDSPATAPKSGVERGRYLVEHVSVCGDCHTPRNFFMAPVRSFYLAGTKKGPFGEAIPNITPDKETGIGEWKREEIAELLLTGNKPDLDNVQGLMAEVVAAGYKNMKREDALAIADYIKSIKPIKNKIE from the coding sequence ATGAGTCTTTCAGCGCGATTCTTTTTACTCCTGCTTCTTCTTGCGCTGGGCTTCGCCGAGGCCCGCTCTCAGGAAACGAGCGGCAATCTGGTAGAGAGGGGGCAATACATTTTTTCCGTGGCGGGAGGCTGCGCCTGTCACACGCCACCCAAGGGAACTCCCTATGCAGGAGGCCGTGAGTTCCCGGTGCCGATGGCAAAGGTTTACTCGACCAATCTGACTGCGGACAAAGATACCGGTCTGGGAAATTGGTCGGATCAACAGATTCACGATGCGATGATCAAGGGCATTCGCCGCAACGGCGAGAAGCTTTTGCCCGTCATGCCCTACGGAGCTTACTCGGGCATGGCGGAGGAGGACTTGAGAGCGCTGATCGCGTATCTCAGAACTCTGAAGCCGGTGCGCAAGGAGAACTTCAGGCCGCCGGTCTACGTTCGTATTTTTCGCCCGCTGGTCACGCCTCTATGGCTGAAGCTGTTCGGCCTTTTCTATGATTCTCCTGCAACGGCTCCTAAGAGCGGCGTTGAAAGAGGACGCTATCTGGTGGAGCATGTCTCTGTGTGCGGCGATTGCCATACCCCGCGAAATTTCTTTATGGCGCCCGTCCGCTCCTTCTATCTCGCTGGAACAAAGAAGGGGCCTTTCGGGGAGGCGATTCCCAATATCACTCCGGACAAAGAGACCGGCATCGGCGAATGGAAGCGAGAAGAAATCGCCGAGCTGCTTCTCACCGGAAACAAGCCGGATTTAGACAACGTGCAGGGTCTTATGGCCGAGGTCGTCGCGGCGGGTTACAAGAACATGAAGCGCGAAGACGCGCTCGCCATCGCGGACTACATCAAATCCATCAAGCCGATAAAGAATAAGATTGAGTAA
- a CDS encoding 2-dehydropantoate 2-reductase, whose amino-acid sequence MAPAQKMRIAVMGAGAVGGYFGARLAAAGQNVAFIARGSHLDAMRKEGLKVKSIQGDLHIRALFTSDPSEIGSVDLVLFCVKSFDTEDAAVKLAPMIGEKTVVLSLQNGIDNPDKIAARWGKARVLAAVVYLGAAVAAPGKLEHRAGGRIVLGDLDGQTSETAKRVEQVLSGAEIPCALSSEIRKVMWTKLVWNAPFCAISCLARANVREILESDSLKKLAADCMEEVREAARSAGIELAPSVIEETFAFSKTLGNFKPSMLQDLEARKPLEYEALNGIVVRLLREKGKKAPINEAAYAVLKFLDQRIRAGLAHRS is encoded by the coding sequence ATGGCCCCGGCTCAAAAAATGCGCATCGCGGTGATGGGCGCCGGCGCCGTGGGCGGATACTTCGGCGCGCGTCTCGCCGCCGCGGGACAAAACGTTGCCTTCATCGCGCGCGGCAGCCATCTCGACGCGATGCGCAAAGAGGGACTGAAAGTAAAAAGCATTCAGGGCGATCTCCATATCCGAGCGCTTTTTACTTCCGATCCCAGTGAAATCGGCTCGGTGGATCTCGTTCTCTTCTGCGTAAAATCCTTCGACACGGAAGACGCGGCGGTTAAACTGGCGCCTATGATCGGCGAGAAAACCGTGGTTCTGTCTCTGCAAAACGGCATCGATAATCCCGACAAGATCGCCGCGCGCTGGGGCAAAGCGCGTGTTTTAGCCGCGGTCGTTTACCTTGGCGCGGCCGTCGCGGCACCCGGAAAATTAGAGCATAGAGCGGGCGGACGCATCGTCCTGGGAGATTTGGATGGACAAACGAGCGAGACGGCAAAAAGAGTCGAGCAAGTGTTGTCCGGCGCTGAGATTCCCTGCGCGCTCAGCAGCGAAATCCGCAAAGTCATGTGGACCAAGCTCGTCTGGAACGCTCCCTTTTGCGCGATCTCCTGTCTAGCCCGCGCGAACGTCAGGGAGATCCTCGAATCGGATTCTTTGAAGAAGCTGGCCGCGGATTGCATGGAAGAGGTCAGGGAAGCGGCGCGCTCTGCGGGAATAGAGCTGGCCCCGTCGGTTATCGAAGAGACGTTCGCTTTCTCGAAGACTCTGGGAAACTTCAAGCCCTCGATGTTGCAAGACTTGGAGGCGCGGAAGCCGCTGGAGTACGAAGCCTTGAATGGAATCGTCGTTCGTTTGCTCCGCGAAAAAGGAAAAAAAGCTCCGATCAACGAAGCCGCTTACGCCGTCCTCAAGTTTCTGGATCAGAGAATCCGCGCCGGCCTCGCTCACCGATCATGA
- a CDS encoding PhnD/SsuA/transferrin family substrate-binding protein gives MGKLPLTVACWDYDRTRALQDGRVQVEGVELTYLPLRVEETFWRMLRYGEFDAAELSMGSYLMAREKGFPKLIAIPVFPSRAFRHSCIYINTGAGIQEPKDLAGKRVGVPEYQITMAIWARGILQHEYGVKPEQMKWFTGGEEHPGREDKVKHDLPKTIDIRPIGPEQTLSSMLERGEIDAMISAHMPSPFVRRSPKVGRLIPNFVQVEKDYYRRTKIFPIMHTVALREEFYEKNPWVAQSLCKAFAESKRICQEAMYEFSALKYMLAWSIAEMEEEREIFGAGELWPYGLEANRHVLETLVQYANEQGLIKSRLDLKSLFVPSTLDEFKI, from the coding sequence ATGGGGAAGCTACCGCTCACCGTGGCCTGTTGGGATTACGACCGGACCCGGGCGCTTCAAGACGGCCGGGTTCAAGTCGAAGGCGTCGAGCTGACCTACCTGCCGCTTCGCGTCGAAGAGACTTTCTGGCGCATGCTCCGCTATGGTGAGTTCGATGCCGCCGAGCTGTCCATGGGATCCTATTTGATGGCGCGCGAGAAAGGATTTCCCAAGCTGATCGCGATTCCGGTTTTTCCCTCGCGCGCCTTCCGCCACTCCTGCATCTACATCAACACCGGGGCGGGCATCCAAGAGCCGAAAGATCTCGCCGGCAAGCGGGTCGGCGTGCCGGAATATCAGATCACGATGGCGATCTGGGCGCGCGGGATCTTGCAGCACGAGTACGGCGTGAAGCCGGAGCAGATGAAATGGTTCACCGGCGGCGAAGAACATCCCGGACGCGAGGACAAGGTGAAGCACGATCTGCCGAAGACGATCGACATCCGGCCGATCGGCCCTGAGCAGACATTATCTTCGATGCTGGAGCGGGGAGAGATCGACGCGATGATCTCGGCGCACATGCCTTCGCCGTTCGTGCGCCGCTCGCCCAAGGTGGGAAGGCTGATTCCGAATTTTGTCCAGGTGGAAAAGGACTACTACCGGCGGACGAAAATTTTCCCGATCATGCACACCGTCGCTTTACGGGAAGAGTTCTACGAGAAAAATCCCTGGGTGGCGCAGAGCCTGTGCAAAGCCTTCGCCGAATCGAAGCGGATCTGTCAGGAAGCGATGTACGAGTTTTCCGCTCTCAAGTATATGCTCGCCTGGTCGATCGCGGAGATGGAGGAAGAGCGGGAGATTTTCGGCGCGGGCGAGCTTTGGCCCTACGGATTGGAAGCCAACCGCCACGTGCTGGAAACTCTCGTGCAATACGCCAACGAGCAAGGTCTCATCAAGAGCCGCCTGGACTTGAAGAGCCTCTTCGTGCCCAGTACACTGGATGAGTTCAAGATATAA
- a CDS encoding zinc ribbon domain-containing protein: protein MPIYEYHCRSCDKDFEELVRTAEEAVSCPSCAGSRVERLLSAFLPGDTRGAAGAGGGCACTPQTCGCR from the coding sequence ATGCCGATTTACGAATATCATTGCCGGAGTTGCGACAAAGATTTTGAGGAGCTTGTTCGAACGGCAGAGGAGGCGGTCTCCTGTCCTTCGTGCGCGGGCTCCCGCGTTGAGCGGCTGCTATCCGCCTTCTTGCCCGGAGACACGAGAGGCGCGGCCGGAGCCGGCGGGGGCTGCGCTTGCACGCCGCAGACCTGCGGCTGCCGGTAA